The following proteins are encoded in a genomic region of Cygnus olor isolate bCygOlo1 chromosome 11, bCygOlo1.pri.v2, whole genome shotgun sequence:
- the FAM227B gene encoding protein FAM227B: MQKPPLTFEEFLQSQGLKSWPRCVSLDEPHSLVDKLQKDCSFNALSKSLYEHVPLNISSLSDLENRINSCITELKKHAEKIHSLQCGPAYLEEQLIDLEQKITSEQTDAEKLLIQTSEMQKVKVAKYIVEESKGINVEPNQEDQDHFFDRIAENFVVLFLLVPRVSKGTFFSGVS, encoded by the exons aagagctggccaaggTGCGTCTCTCTGGATGAGCCTCATTCTTTGGTGGATAAGTTACAAAAAGACTGTTCCTTCAATGCTCTATCTAAGTCTCTGTATGAACATGTTCCGTTGAACATCAGTTCACTCTCAGATTTGGAGAACAGAATAAACTCATGCATCACTGAACTaaagaaacatgctgaaaaaatacattcGTTACAATGTGGACCAGCATATCTAGAGGAACAGCTTATTGACCTTGAACAAA agattacTTCTGAGCAAACTGATGCAGAAAAACTACTGATTCAGACAAGTGAGATGCAGAAAGTAAAg gttGCCAAATACATTGTTGAAGAATCAAAAGGTATAAATGTAGAG cCTAACCAAGAAGATCAAGACCACTTTTTTGATAGAATTGCAGAAAACTTTGtggtgctttttcttcttgttcccAGGGTGTCTAAAGGTACCTTTTTTTCAG GTGTATCCTGA